The following proteins are encoded in a genomic region of Nycticebus coucang isolate mNycCou1 chromosome 19, mNycCou1.pri, whole genome shotgun sequence:
- the SLC14A2 gene encoding urea transporter 2: MSGQPLKEMSDSHSSPLLPGPLSSRYQLYEAEPTSPTWSSTSQDTHSALPLLEMPEEKDLRSSNDDSHIVKIEKPNERSKRKESGVAHRGSPGQWGISLFQAVGYLTGDMKQCSAWLEDKHLALQFTNWVLRGAAQVMFVNNPLSGLLVFIGLLIQNPWWTISGGLGTVASTLTALILSQDRSAIASGLHGYNGMLVGLLMAMFSEKLDYYWWLLFPVTFTAMACPIISSALNAIFSRWDLPVFTLPFNIAVTLYLMATGHYNLFFPTTLVEPVSSVPNITWTEIEMPLLLQAIPIGVSQVYGCDNPWTGGVFLVALFICSPLICLHAAIGSIVGMLAALTVATPFKTVYMGLWSYNCVLSCIAIGGMFYALTWQTHLLALVCALFCAYMGGAISNIMSVVGVPPGTWAFCFATLIFLLLKTNNPAIYKLPLSKVTYPEANRIYYLTMKNSEEEKSPSGGSGEQPSTVGPKAEESLGATLPKCRSVFHIEWSSVRRRSKGFGRGEHQDKQTKDPFPYQYRKPTVELLDLDTMEESSEIKVETNVSKTSWIQSSLASGGKRISKALSYITGEMKECGEGLKDKSPVFQFIDWVLRGMSQVMFVNNPLSGTLIVLGLFVQNPWWAISGCLGTIMSTLAALILSQDRSAIAAGLHGYNGVLVGLLMAVFSDKGDYYWWLLLPVIIMSMSCPILSSALSTIFSKWDLPVFTLPFNITVTLYLAATGHYNLFFPTMLLQPATSVPNITWSEVQVPLLLRAIPIGIGQVYGCDNPWTGGIFLIALFVSSPLICLHAAIGSTMGMLAALTIATPFDTIYFGLCGFNSTLACIAIGGMFYVITWQTHLLAIACALFAAYLGAALANMFSVFGLPPCTWPFCLSALTFLLLTTNNPAIYKLPLSKVTYPEANRIYYLSQERNRRASTITKYQAYDVS, encoded by the exons ATGAGTGGCCAGCCCCTGAAGGAGATGTCTGACAGCCACAGCAGCCCTCTCCTGCCAGGGCCTCTGTCCAGCAGATACCAACTCTATGAAGCTGAGCCGACCAGCCCTACCTGGTCCTCAACCTCCCAGGACACTCACTCAGCTTTGCCCCTCCTGGAAATGCCTGAAGAAAAG GATCTCCGGTCATCCAACGACGATAGTCACATTGTGAAAATTGAAAAGCCAAATGAAaggagtaaaaggaaagaaagtggggTGGCCCATCGTGGCTCTCCAGGCCAGTGGGGCATCAGCCTCTTCCAAGCAGTGGGCTACCTCACAGGCGACATGAAACAGTGCAGCGCTTGGCTGGAAG ATAAGCACCTGGCTCTCCAGTTTACAAACTGGGTCCTGAGAGGGGCTGCCCAGGTGATGTTTGTCAACAACCCTCTCAGTGGACTCCTCGTCTTCATTGGGCTCCTGATTCAGAACCCCTGGTGGACAATTTCTGGGGGCCTGGGGACGGTGGCCTCAACCTTAACTGCCCTCATCTTGAGCCAGGACAG GTCCGCCATCGCCTCAGGGCTGCACGGGTACAATGGGATGCTGGTGGGCCTGCTCATGGCCATGTTCTCGGAGAAGCTGGACTACTACTGGTGGCTTCTGTTTCCTGTGACCTTCACAGCCATGGCCTG cCCAATTATTTCTAGTGCCTTGAATGCCATCTTCAGCAGGTGGGACCTCCCGGTCTTCACACTACCCTTCAACATCGCTGTGACCCTATACCTGATGGCCACGGGCCACTACAACCTCTTCTTCCCCACAACCCTGGTGGAGCCTGTGTCTTCAGTGCCCAATATCACCTGGACAGAAATTGAAATGCCCTTG CTGTTACAAGCCATCCCCATCGGGGTCAGCCAAGTGTATGGCTGTGACAATCCCTGGACAGGTGGTGTGTTCCTGGTGGCTCTATTCATCTGCTCACCACTCATCTGCCTGCATGCGGCCATTGGCTCCATCGTGGGGATGCTGGCAG CCCTGACGGTGGCCACGCCCTTCAAGACAGTCTACATGGGTCTCTGGAGCTACAACTGTGTCCTCTCCTGCATCGCCATTGGGGGCATGTTCTACGCCCTCACCTGGCAAACACACCTGCTGGCCCTTGTCTGCG CCCTGTTCTGTGCATACATGGGAGGAGCCATCTCCAACATCATGTCAGTG gttGGTGTGCCACCAGGCACCTGGGCCTTCTGCTTTGCCACCCTCATCTTCCTGCTTCTGAAAACCAACAACCCGGCCATCTATAAACTCCCACTTAGCAAAGTCACCTACCCAGAGGCCAACCGCATCTACTACCTGACCATGAAAAACAGTGAAGAAGAGAAGTCCCCCAGCG GTGGCAGTGGGGAGCAGCCATCCACAGTGGGCCCGAAGGCTGAGGAGAGCTTGGGGGCCACGCTCCCCAAGTGCAGGAGCGTGTTCCACATCGAGTGGTCATCCGTCCGGCGGAGGAGCAAAG GGTTTGGAAGAGGTGAACACCAGGACAAACAAACCAAAGACCCATTTCCCTATCAATACCGGAAGCCCACAGTAGAGCTGCTC GACCTGGACACCATGGAAGAGAGTTCTGAGATAAAAGTGGAAACTAATGTTTCCAAGACCTCCTGGATTCAGAGCTCCCTGGCTTCTGGTGGGAAGAGAATCAGCAAAGCCCTCAGCTACATCACAGGAGAGATGAAGGAGTGTGGAGAGGGACTCAAAG ACAAATCCCCAGTGTTCCAGTTTATTGACTGGGTCCTCCGGGGCATGTCCCAGGTGATGTTTGTGAACAACCCCCTCAGTGGTACCCTCATTGTGCTCGGCCTCTTTGTCCAGAACCCGTGGTGGGCCATCTCAGGCTGCCTGGGCACCATCATGTCCACCTTGGCAGCCCTCATCCTGAGTCAGGACAG GTCTGCCATCGCTGCAGGACTACACGGCTACAACGGTGTGCTGGTGGGGCTGCTGATGGCTGTGTTCTCAGACAAAGGCGACTATTACTGGTGGCTGTTGCTTCCTGTCATTATCATGTCCATGTCCTG CCCCATCCTCTCCAGTGCCCTGAGTACCATCTTCAGCAAGTGGGACCTCCCAGTTTTCACGCTGCCCTTCAACATCACTGTGACCCTGTATCTAGCAGCCACAGGCCACTACAACCTCTTCTTCCCCACAATGTTGCTGCAGCCTGCAACCTCAGTGCCCAACATCACCTGGTCTGAGGTCCAAGTTCCCCTG CTTTTGAGAGCCATCCCCATTGGAATCGGCCAAGTGTACGGCTGCGATAACCCCTGGACTGGAGGCATTTTCCTCATAGCTCTGTTCGTATCTTCACCTCTTATCTGCTTGCATGCAGCAATTGGATCCACCATGGGGATGCTAGCAG CGCTCACCATTGCCACGCCCTTTGACACCATCTACTTCGGCCTGTGTGGCTTCAACAGCACGCTTGCGTGCATAGCCATAGGGGGCATGTTCTACGTCATCACCTGGCAGACGCACCTTCTCGCCATTGCCTGTG CACTGTTCGCGGCCTACCTGGGTGCTGCCCTGGCTAACATGTTTTCTGTG